A segment of the Asinibacterium sp. OR53 genome:
CAGGGAAAGGGTAGTATTCCAGCAACACAGCCTGGTTACGGACGGCTCTTTCAACGAGTTCCAGCTCATTTTCTGCAGGAATGTAATGATTTATTTTGATAAGGCTTTACAGAACAATGTGGTGAAACTTTTTTATGACAGCCTGATACCGCTGGGATTCCTGGCGCTGGGTATGAAAGAATCCCTGCTTTTTTCAGAGGTGCAGGACTGCTTTGAAATGTTTGATGCGGGAGTTAAAATATTCAGGAAGCAATAACTATTTTATGTTTTGAAATATGCAATCAAAAGAAACCTTGCAAGAATTCACTATCCTGTTGGTAGACGACCGGCCGGAAAACCTGATCTCACTGGAAGAGTTACTCATACAACCCGGACGGCGCTTCCTCAAAGCGCAATCGGGCAATGAGGCTTTGCGGCTGGTCTTGAAACACGAAAACATCGGCCTGATCATGCTCGATGTGCAGATGCCTGATATGGATGGGTTTGAAGTGGCACGTATTCTCAAATCGAATGCAAAGACAAAAGATATCTCTATCATCTTTGTAACGGCTTTGAGCAGGGAAGAACATTTTATACTGAAAGGTTTTGAAGAAGGCGCTGTTGATTATCTATCCAAGCCACTCGATATTAACGTGGTAAGGGCTAAAGTGAATGTATTCGAACAACTGTATTTTCACCAGGTAGAATTAAAGTCTACTCTCTCGGAACTCAAGCGGATCAACAAACGACTGGAACAATTCGTTTACATCGTTTCCCATGATCTCAAGTCGCCCCTGTCTTCCATGATGCTCCTGATGGAACTGATCAGGGAAGATGAACTGGTAATGGCCAATCCCGAGTTAAAAGAAAACATCGACCTGTTGCACGGCGCATCCGGGCGCTTATCGAATATGATCGCTTCCTTGTTGGAACATTCACGTACCAGTCTGGCAAATCATGCAATCGAGGAAGTGAACACCAGCGAGTTGGTGCGGGAAGTAGTGGCGCTCCTGTTCCCACCCGATCAGATGACCATTAACATACGGGAACCCTTGCCTGTAATCAATACCCATAAGATCGGCTTGCAACAAGTATTCCAGAACCTGCTGAGCAACGCCATCAAATACAACGACAAAGAAAAAGGAATCATCGAGATAGGCGCGTCTGACAAAGGTCATTGGGTAGAATTCTATGTCAAAGACAACGGACCGGGCATCGCTGATAACGACCAGGAACGGATCTTTAAATTATTTGAAACGACGGCACATCATTCTTCGCGCGACAGTAGCACAGGCATCGGATTGAATCTCCTGAAAGTATTGGTAGAAGAGCAGGGAGGAAAGATCTGGGTAGACTCGGTGAAAGACGAAGGCAGCACTTTTTATTTTGAATGGGAAAAGAACCACTGATCTACTTGTAATCAGACATCTGCAACCGCTCATTACAAAAATCATATTCCAGCGGATCGTTACTGCTTACAATAACGAGTTTGTTACCGGCATATTCGCCTATCAGCCTGTGATATAATGCATAGCCGGCCTTGTCGAGATTGGTACAAGGCTCGTCGAGCAACAGCAGCGGAACATCGGAAAAAAAAGCCTGCGCCAGTTTGATACGTTGTTTCATGCCGCTGCTGTAATAGCGGATCTGTTTGTGTGCCGCGTGTGGTAATTCCACTTTGTCCAGTATCGTTGCTGCATCCAATGCCATGGGTTTGAAAGACGCATGAAAAGAAAGAAATTCCAGCGCCGTCATTTCTTCTATCAATTCCAGGTAGGGTGCTGCCATGGCCAGTTGCTGGTAGATGGTATCACCGGCTATGTTTTTGTTCTGCTGTGTATAAACGCAGTCGCCGGTGCTGAGGGTAATACTTCCGGCAATGGATTGGAGCAAGGTACTCTTACCGCTTCCGTTAGCGCCGGTAATCGCATACGCACTACCGGTCTCTAACCGGTAGTTGACGCCACGAAATATCCAATCCCGGTTAAACCTTTTTCCAGCATTGGATAATTCAATGATCATATCTGTATTTGCTAGTTTTCTAACGTTAGTCTTCGTCGCTACCACCTTTTACATAACGTTTGATGATACCTCTTCCGCTTTCCCGGATAAACGTTACGATCTCGTCGCGCTCATCGCTGGCTGTCACTTCTTCTTCAATGAATTCGAGCGCCTGTGTGGTATTGAAACCTTTGTTGAAAATAATGCGGTAGATATCCAGTATATGGTTGATGCGTTCCAGTTCAAAGCCGCGGCGCTTGAGGCCTACGCTGTTCACACCACCATAACTGAGCGGGGTGCGTACAGCTTTGATATAAGGAGGTACGTCTTTACTAACAAGACTACCACCGGCAATATAAGCGTGCTGACCAATATTTACGAACTGGTGAACCGCACTCACACCGGCAATCCACGCCCAGTCGCCCATCACCACGTGGCCGGCGAGTTGAACGCTGTTGCTGAGTATACAGTTGTCGCCAATGATGCAGTCGTGCGCAATATGGCTGTAGGCCATGATAAGGCAATTGCTGCCTACCCTGGTTTTCCAGCGGTCGGTAGTACCGCGGTTGATGGTCACGAATTCGCGTATGGTAGTATTGTCGCCTACCTCGGCCGTTGTTTTTTCACCACTGAATTTCAGGTCCTGCGGAATACCGCCGATCACAGCGCCGGGAAAAATACGGGAGTTCTTTCCAATCCTCGACCCATCCATGATGGTAACATTGCTTCCAATCCAGGTGCCTTCTCCGATCTGCACATCACCATGTATCACAGTGAAAGGATCTATTTTCACATTAGGAGCGATCTTGGCATTAGGGTCGATGTAAGTATAAGGATGCGTCATTATTGTTGCTTCTTGTTTTGGGCAGGGCAGATTTAAAAATTTGATAAAACCATTAAGGGCGTTTCACTACCTGTGCCACCAGGTCGGCTTCCGTAGCTACCTTACCTCCCACATACACAGTTCCCCTCATTTCACAAATACCTCTGCGGATGGGGCCTGCAAATTCCATTTTCAATACCATGGTATCACCTGGTCTTACCATCTGCTTGAATTTGCAATTGTCTATTTTCAGGAAATAAGTATCGTATTGTCCTTCCGGCATGGAATTGATACAGAGGATGCCACCGGTTTGCGCCAGCGCTTCTATCTGCAATACACCCGGCATAACAGGGTTGCCGGGAAAATGTCCGGGGAAAAACCATTCATTGAACGTAACATTCTTCACACCCACTATATAAGTATCGGTAAGTTCAATGATTTTATCAACGAGCAGGAAAGGGTGTCGGTGCGGTAAGGTTTTCTCGATCTTTTCCAGCGTAAAAACAGGCGGCATGGTATGATCGTACACCGGCACATTCTTAACGTGCTTATTCTTTTTGATGTATTGTTTGATCTTTTTCGCAAACTCCACGTTGGTACTATGGCCGGGCCTGTTCGCAATGATCCGCGCTTTGATGGGATAACCGATCAGTGCCAGATCACCTACTACGTCGAGCAGCTTGTGACGGGCAGGTTCATTGGGGAAACGCAGCTCCAGGTTATTGAGATAACCTTCACTCTTCACCTCTATCTTATCGCGCTTGAACACTTTGGCCAGCCGGCCCATTTCTTCATCAGTCACCGGCTTGTCTACCACCACAATGGCGTTGTTGATATCACCGCCTTTGATGAGGTCGTTATCGAGCAACATTTCCAGCTCATGCAGGAAACAAAAAGTGCGGCAGGGCGCTATTTCTGTTTTGAAATCTTTGATGGTTTTCAGTCCGGCATGTTGGGTACCTAACACCGGGCTGTTGAAATCGATGAGTGTGGTTATCTGGTAGTCGATCGAAGGAAGGGCTACCATTTCAACGCGCTTGGCTTCATCGTAATGATAAATATTCTCATCGAGACTGTACCATGCTTTGGTGGCTTCCTGTTCTACCACCCCTGTTTCGGCAATCAGTTCTATAAAAGGACCGGAGCTGCCATCCATGATGGGGATCTCGGGGCCGTTGAGTTCAATCAAAGTATTGTCGATACCCATACCTACCAGGGCGGCCAGTACATGCTCCACAGTGCTCACTTTGGCATCGCCCACTTGTAAAGTGGTACCGCGGCTGGTATCGGTTACCAGGTCGCAATCGGCTTTGATGATGGGTTGGTTGGGAAGATCGATACGCTGGAACTGGATACCAAAGCCGGGATTGGCTGGTTTGAGGGTCATATCAACGGTAATTCCGGTATGTAATCCGGTACCACTGATATTGATAGAGCTATTAAGGGTATGTTGCTTATCCGGGTTGAAATGATTATCCATAGTCCGCAAAAATAGTACTTCATAAGCGTTTAATGCACCTTAAGGCACATTAACACGTTCAGCGAGCAACTGTTGTACCAGTTTTTCGAGTTCTTTTACCCTTTTTTCCAGTTGGGGGAGGTTACGGCTGATGGCCTGGCTGCGGATGGTACTGGCGTATTCATAGGCAGGGGTGCCGGTAACAGCGGTATTGGGTTCTTTGATCGATTTGGTTACCCCGCTTTGTCCGTTGATGCGCGCGCCATCGGCAATGTTCAGGTGGCCTGCGATGCCTGACTGGCCGCCCATCATCACATTCTTACCCAGCTTGGTGCTGCCGCTCACGCCTGACTGCGCTGCAATAACCGTGTTATTGCCTACTTCCACATTGTGTGCTATCTGTATGAGGTTATCCAGTTTAGCACCCGAGCGGATGATGGTAGAACCCATGGTAGCCCTGTCGATCGTAGCATTGGCGCCGATTTCCACGCAGTCTTCCACTACTACATTGCCTATCTGCGGTACTTTTTTAAAGCTGCCATCTTCCTGTGGCGCAAAACCGAATCCATCGCTTCCGATGATGGTTCCTGCATGGATGGTAACGTTACTACCTATAACGCAATCATGGTAAATCTTTACGCCTGCATGCAGCATGCAATTGTCGCCTACCTGTACGTTGTTGCCCAATACCACACCCGGGAGGAGTTTTACATTGTTACCAATGTGTACGTTCTCACCAATATGCACAAAAGCGGCTACGAATATATTGTCGCCCATTTTGGCGGAAGGAGCAATATAACTGGGCTGCTGGATACCGGTCAATTGCTGGGTCATCAGCTCCTGGTATTTGGCCAGCAGGGTGGCGAAAGCGGAATAAGCATCGGGAACGCGGATCAGGGTAGCATTCACCGCCTGCTTCAGTTCCAGCGATTCATTGACGATCACAATAGATGCCTGTGTCTGGTATAGGTATTCTTCGTATTTAGGGTTGGCAAGGAAGGAAAGCTGGCCGTTGCGGGCCTCTTCTATTTTTCCGAAACTACCCACCTGGGCATCGGCATTACCCTCCAGTTTGCCATTGATTATCAATGCTATTTGTGCGGCGGTAAACTGCATATCGAGATAGGGTTTATGGATTCAGCGGCAAGATTCGTGCTATCTGAACAGGCAAATGTAATTTTTTTTGACCGGGGCGGAAAGATTTTGATGGATGAGTGCATTATCTATCTCCGAAATATCCCGTACCGATCCATCCTTGAACAATATGTTTATTTTTTCGTCGATGGTCTTGTAAAGCGTATTAGTGGCTTCGCCGGTAAAACAGAGATAACTGCTTTCTTCGGCACTGATATGGAAGCGTTTGCTTACCTGATCCAGCTGGCTGGCAATATAAGCAGGTTCAAAAGGAGCGGTCTGTATCCTGGTCTTATACAGTTGCCGGTTCAGCATGCCGTGGCAGAGTAATGACAACACCTTATCGGGATGGAGGCTCCATCGTTTGATGGCGTGCATGATGTCGTGATCGTCGAGCGAGCAGAATTTGTCCAGCGCCGCTGCATTCATCACCCCATTGAATTCACCCAGGAAAAAGTCAACAGCCGATTGGGTATAGAGGGCATCATCTCCCGGCCGGTAAATGGCCCGCACCCTTTCCAATATCTTCACCAGCATTTTTTCGGCAGCCAGCACGGTTTTGTGCAGGTACACCTGCCAGTACATCTGCCGGCGGGCCACCAGGAATTTCTCAACACTGTAAATGCCTTTTTCTTCGATCATCAGCTGACCATTGTGCACCACCAGCATTTTTAAAATGCGATCATAACCAATCACCCCTTCACTCACACCGGAATAAAAACTGTCGCGCGTGAGGTAATCCATGCGATCTACATCGAGTTGTCCGCTGATGAGCTGGTGCAGGAAAGGTTTATGGTATTGATCGGTAAAGATCTGTATGGCCAGGCTCAGCTCACCGTTGAATGTTTCATTCAGCGTATGCATGATCTGTAAGGAAAGCTGCTCGTGGTGCACATCGGGCACCAACACCTGTTCCAGGGCATGTGAATAGGGACCATGTCCCACATCGTGGAGCAGGATGGCTGCTTTTACAGCCACTTCTTCTTCCGGGCTGATATCCACTCCCTTGCTTTTGAGCTCGATCACTGCATTGTTCATGAGGTGATAAGCGCCCAGCGAGTGATGCAGGCGGGTATGCACGGCCCCGGGGTACACCAGTTGGGCCATGGCCATTTGTTTGATGCGCCGCAGGCGCTGGTAAAAAGGATGTGAAATGATAGAAAAGATCAATGGGTGATTGATGGTAATAAAACCATATACCGGGTCGTTGATGATCTTCCGCTGGATAGCCGCCATGCCTGTTGTTGAATTGTTAAATCCTGGCAGATGCCAGAAGCAAAAGTACAAAGAGAACCCCGATCGGGCAGAATTGAAATAGATTTACAGACAGTTTTCGCATTAAAATCCCAATTCCCTATGCCTATCGCCAAAATTTTATGGATAGACGATGAAATCGAGAGCCTTCAGTCCCAGAAAATGTTCCTGGAACACAAAGGCTATGAAGTGCAAACCCTTACCAATGGGTTCGATGGCATCGAATATGTAAAAGACAATTTAGTAGATGTTGTGCTACTGGATGAAACCATGCCTGGTATCTCCGGATTGGAAACTTTATCAGGTATCAAAGAAGTGAATATGGGCATTCCCGTAGTGCTCATTACCAAGAATGAAACGGAGAACCTGATGGATGAAGCCATTGGCAGCCAGATCAGCGATTACCTGATCAAGCCGGTGAACCCCAACCAGGTATTGCTGAGTCTGAAAAAAATCATCGACAACAAAAGACTGGTGGCCGAAAAAACGACCACTGCATACCAGCAACAATTCCGTGAATTATTCATGGCATTGAATGATGATCCGGATTACAACGGCTGGATGGACATTTATAAAAAACTCGTGTACTGGGAGCTGGAAATGGAAAAGAGTGATAGTCCCGAAATGCGCGAAATACTGCAATCGCAGAAACAGGAAGCCAATGCCGCGTTCTTCAAATACGTGAGCAAGCATTACAGTTCCTGGGTAGACCCCAAAGCCACTTCGGCGCCCATCATGAGCAACCAGTTGTTCCGTTTCAAAGTGTTGCCGCACCTGGAAAAAGGGAAGCCTGTGTTTTTCATCCTCATCGATAACCTGCGTTTCGATCAGTGGAAAGCCATCCAACCCATTTTTGCAGAGAGCTTCCGCATTTTAGAAGAAGAAACTTTTTATTCCATTCTGCCCACTGCCACACAATATTGCCGCAATGCCATTTTCGCCGGACTCATGCCGGTAGAAATTGAAAAACTGTTTTCAGAACAATGGCGCAATGATGATGATGAAGGAGGCAAGAACCTGTTCGAAGAAGAATTCTTCCGTGCCCAGTTGAAGCGGATGAAGCGAGAAGACATCCGCTTCAGTTACCACAAAATTTTGCATCACCAGGATGGGCAACAATTGGTGAACAACATGCACAACCTGCTCGAAAACGATCTCAACATCATCGTATATAATTTCGTAGACATGCTGAGCCATGCGCGTACGGAGATGGAAGT
Coding sequences within it:
- the lpxD gene encoding UDP-3-O-(3-hydroxymyristoyl)glucosamine N-acyltransferase; translated protein: MQFTAAQIALIINGKLEGNADAQVGSFGKIEEARNGQLSFLANPKYEEYLYQTQASIVIVNESLELKQAVNATLIRVPDAYSAFATLLAKYQELMTQQLTGIQQPSYIAPSAKMGDNIFVAAFVHIGENVHIGNNVKLLPGVVLGNNVQVGDNCMLHAGVKIYHDCVIGSNVTIHAGTIIGSDGFGFAPQEDGSFKKVPQIGNVVVEDCVEIGANATIDRATMGSTIIRSGAKLDNLIQIAHNVEVGNNTVIAAQSGVSGSTKLGKNVMMGGQSGIAGHLNIADGARINGQSGVTKSIKEPNTAVTGTPAYEYASTIRSQAISRNLPQLEKRVKELEKLVQQLLAERVNVP
- a CDS encoding ATP-binding protein, whose protein sequence is MQSKETLQEFTILLVDDRPENLISLEELLIQPGRRFLKAQSGNEALRLVLKHENIGLIMLDVQMPDMDGFEVARILKSNAKTKDISIIFVTALSREEHFILKGFEEGAVDYLSKPLDINVVRAKVNVFEQLYFHQVELKSTLSELKRINKRLEQFVYIVSHDLKSPLSSMMLLMELIREDELVMANPELKENIDLLHGASGRLSNMIASLLEHSRTSLANHAIEEVNTSELVREVVALLFPPDQMTINIREPLPVINTHKIGLQQVFQNLLSNAIKYNDKEKGIIEIGASDKGHWVEFYVKDNGPGIADNDQERIFKLFETTAHHSSRDSSTGIGLNLLKVLVEEQGGKIWVDSVKDEGSTFYFEWEKNH
- the lpxA gene encoding acyl-ACP--UDP-N-acetylglucosamine O-acyltransferase codes for the protein MTHPYTYIDPNAKIAPNVKIDPFTVIHGDVQIGEGTWIGSNVTIMDGSRIGKNSRIFPGAVIGGIPQDLKFSGEKTTAEVGDNTTIREFVTINRGTTDRWKTRVGSNCLIMAYSHIAHDCIIGDNCILSNSVQLAGHVVMGDWAWIAGVSAVHQFVNIGQHAYIAGGSLVSKDVPPYIKAVRTPLSYGGVNSVGLKRRGFELERINHILDIYRIIFNKGFNTTQALEFIEEEVTASDERDEIVTFIRESGRGIIKRYVKGGSDED
- a CDS encoding ATP-binding cassette domain-containing protein yields the protein MIIELSNAGKRFNRDWIFRGVNYRLETGSAYAITGANGSGKSTLLQSIAGSITLSTGDCVYTQQNKNIAGDTIYQQLAMAAPYLELIEEMTALEFLSFHASFKPMALDAATILDKVELPHAAHKQIRYYSSGMKQRIKLAQAFFSDVPLLLLDEPCTNLDKAGYALYHRLIGEYAGNKLVIVSSNDPLEYDFCNERLQMSDYK
- a CDS encoding bifunctional response regulator/alkaline phosphatase family protein encodes the protein MPIAKILWIDDEIESLQSQKMFLEHKGYEVQTLTNGFDGIEYVKDNLVDVVLLDETMPGISGLETLSGIKEVNMGIPVVLITKNETENLMDEAIGSQISDYLIKPVNPNQVLLSLKKIIDNKRLVAEKTTTAYQQQFRELFMALNDDPDYNGWMDIYKKLVYWELEMEKSDSPEMREILQSQKQEANAAFFKYVSKHYSSWVDPKATSAPIMSNQLFRFKVLPHLEKGKPVFFILIDNLRFDQWKAIQPIFAESFRILEEETFYSILPTATQYCRNAIFAGLMPVEIEKLFSEQWRNDDDEGGKNLFEEEFFRAQLKRMKREDIRFSYHKILHHQDGQQLVNNMHNLLENDLNIIVYNFVDMLSHARTEMEVLKELASDEASYRSITRSWFEHSPLHQALKKVADKDVKLVLATDHGSVRVKTPHKVVGDKQTTTNLRYKHGRNLAFDAKDVLAFRDPREAGLPVPTVNSSFIFAREDGYLCYPNNYNHYVNYYRNTFQHGGVSLEEMIVPIVKMVSKG
- a CDS encoding bifunctional UDP-3-O-[3-hydroxymyristoyl] N-acetylglucosamine deacetylase/3-hydroxyacyl-ACP dehydratase, whose translation is MDNHFNPDKQHTLNSSINISGTGLHTGITVDMTLKPANPGFGIQFQRIDLPNQPIIKADCDLVTDTSRGTTLQVGDAKVSTVEHVLAALVGMGIDNTLIELNGPEIPIMDGSSGPFIELIAETGVVEQEATKAWYSLDENIYHYDEAKRVEMVALPSIDYQITTLIDFNSPVLGTQHAGLKTIKDFKTEIAPCRTFCFLHELEMLLDNDLIKGGDINNAIVVVDKPVTDEEMGRLAKVFKRDKIEVKSEGYLNNLELRFPNEPARHKLLDVVGDLALIGYPIKARIIANRPGHSTNVEFAKKIKQYIKKNKHVKNVPVYDHTMPPVFTLEKIEKTLPHRHPFLLVDKIIELTDTYIVGVKNVTFNEWFFPGHFPGNPVMPGVLQIEALAQTGGILCINSMPEGQYDTYFLKIDNCKFKQMVRPGDTMVLKMEFAGPIRRGICEMRGTVYVGGKVATEADLVAQVVKRP
- a CDS encoding HD domain-containing protein; this translates as MAAIQRKIINDPVYGFITINHPLIFSIISHPFYQRLRRIKQMAMAQLVYPGAVHTRLHHSLGAYHLMNNAVIELKSKGVDISPEEEVAVKAAILLHDVGHGPYSHALEQVLVPDVHHEQLSLQIMHTLNETFNGELSLAIQIFTDQYHKPFLHQLISGQLDVDRMDYLTRDSFYSGVSEGVIGYDRILKMLVVHNGQLMIEEKGIYSVEKFLVARRQMYWQVYLHKTVLAAEKMLVKILERVRAIYRPGDDALYTQSAVDFFLGEFNGVMNAAALDKFCSLDDHDIMHAIKRWSLHPDKVLSLLCHGMLNRQLYKTRIQTAPFEPAYIASQLDQVSKRFHISAEESSYLCFTGEATNTLYKTIDEKINILFKDGSVRDISEIDNALIHQNLSAPVKKNYICLFR